One genomic region from Indicator indicator isolate 239-I01 chromosome 7, UM_Iind_1.1, whole genome shotgun sequence encodes:
- the EIF4EBP2 gene encoding eukaryotic translation initiation factor 4E-binding protein 2, which produces MSSAGGRQPSQSRAIPTRTVTLSDAAQLPPDYCTTPGGTLFSTTPGGTRIIYDRKFLLDRRNSPMAQTPPCHLPDIPGVTSPGSAGEEPKADTNSFNHQEGKPSMGDDAQFEMDI; this is translated from the exons ATGTCGTCCGCCGGCGGCCGCCAACCCAGCCAGAGCCGAGCCATCCCCACCCGCACCGTGACCCTCAGCGACGCGGCGCAGCTACCCCCGGATTACTGCACCACCCCCGGCGGCACCCTATTCTCCACCACACCGGGAG GCACCCGGATCATCTACGACCGCAAGTTCCTGCTGGACCGTCGGAACTCGCCCATGGCTCAGACCCCGCCCTGTCACCTCCCCGATATTCCCGGCGTCACCAGCCCCGGCTCCGCCGGCGAGGAGCCCAAAGCAGACACCAATAGCTTTAACCACCAGGAGGGGAAGCCATCCATGG GGGATGATGCTCAGTTCGAGATGGACATCTGA
- the NPFFR1 gene encoding neuropeptide FF receptor 1, with protein MQPPEPARAGEGPSNSSWPNSTTSQKHLLRENYTFSAYYQHSSPVAAVFILAYTFIFLMCMVGNFLVCFIVVKNRQMRTVTNMFILNLAISDLLVGIFCMPTTLVDNLITGWPFDNAMCKMSGLVQGMSVSASVFTLVAIAVERFRCIVHPFRQKLTLKKALVTITIIWVLALLIMCPAAITLTVTREEHHFMVDTYNNSYPLYSCWEAWPETGMRRIYTTVLFSHIYVAPLALIVIMYTRIAFKLFKSAAPACGQEEQEGRKVSRRKAKVINMLIIVALFFTLSWLPLWTLMLLMDYGRLSERQLHLVTVYVFPFAHWLAFFNSSANPIIYGYFNENFRRGFQEAFRAPFCSHHHHQPYTPRSHGRSILFATRNRVFARAQGSDSPPASESGPLAPHPTSVHAWDG; from the exons ATGCAGCCCCCGGAGCCAGCCCGGGCTGGCGAAG gtccttccaaCAGCAGCTGGCCCAACTCCACCACAAGCCAGAAGCACCTCCTGAGGGAGAACTACACCTTCTCAGCTTACTACCAGCATTCCTCCCCCGTGGCTGCTGTGTTCATCTTGGCCTAcaccttcatcttcctcatgTGCATGGTGGGCAACTTCCTGGTGTGCTTCATCGTGGTGAAGAACCGCCAGATGCGGACAGTCACCAACATGTTCATCCTCAACCTGGCCATCAGTGACCTGCTGGTGGGCATCTTCTGCATGCCCACCACCTTGGTGGACAACCTCATCACGg GCTGGCCCTTTGACAACGCCATGTGCAAAATGAGCGGCTTGGTGCAGGGCATGTCCGTCTCTGCCTCTGTTTTCACGCTGGTGGCAATCGCCGTGGAGAG GTTTCGATGCATTGTCCACCCCTTCCGGCAGAAGCTGACATTGAAGAAAGCCCTGGTGACCATCACTATCATCTGGGTGCTGGCCCTGCTCATCATGTGCCCTGCTGCCATCACCCTGACTGTCACCAGGGAGGAGCACCACTTCATGGTGGACACCTACAACAACTCCTACCCCCTCTACTCCTGCTGGGAGGCCTGGCCTGAGACGGGGATGAGGAGGATCTACACCACTGTCCTTTTTTCCCACATCTACGTGGCCCCCCTGGCCCTCATTGTCATCATGTACACCCGCATTGCCTTCAAGCTCTTCAAGTCAGCAGCACCTGCCTGtggtcaggaggagcaggaggggaggaaagtCTCCCGGAGGAAGGCCAAGGTCATCAACATGCTGATCATCGTCGCCCTCTTCTTCACCCTGTCCTGGCTGCCCCTCTGGACACTGATGCTGCTGATGGACTACGGACGGCTGAGCGAGCGCCAGCTCCACCTGGTCACCGTCTACGTCTTCCCCTTCGCCCACTGGTTGGCCTTCTTCAACAGCAGCGCCAACCCCATCATCTACGGCTACTTCAACGAGAACTTCAGGCGGGGCTTTCAGGAGGCCTTCAGGGCCCCTTTCTgctcacaccaccaccaccagccctACACCCCCAGAAGCCACGGCCGCAGCATCCTCTTTGCCACCCGCAACCGTGTCTTCGCCCGGGCCCAGGGCAGCGACTCTCCGCCCGCTTCCGAGTCGGGGCCCTTGGCCCCACACCCCACCAGTGTCCATGCATGGGacggctga
- the PPA1 gene encoding inorganic pyrophosphatase isoform X2, with translation MAGYSVEERAAPHSLQYRLFFKDAAGRYISPFHDIPIYADAGKHVFNMVVEVPRWTNAKMEIATKDPLNPIKQDVKKGKLRFVANVFPHKGYIWNYGAIPQTWEDPGHKDENTGCCGDNDPIDVCEIGSKVCSRGEVIKVKVLGTLALIDEGETDWKVIAINVEDPEADNYNDISDVRRLKPGYLEATVDWFRRYKVPDGKPENQFAFNGEFKDKDFAISIIKSTHEHWKALIAKKTDGGEINCTNLTVSDSPFCCSQECAKATVDALAPPCKAANPIPPEVDKWFYYQKN, from the exons ATGGCGGGGTACAGCGTGGAGGAGCGCGCCGCGCCTCATAGCCTGCAGTACCGGCTCTTCTTCA AGGATGCCGCCGGCCGTTACATCTCTCCCTTCCATGATATCCCTATCTACGCGGATGCCGGCAAG CACGTGTTCAACATGGTCGTGGAAGTACCTCGATGGACAAACGCTAAAATGGAG ATTGCAACAAAGGATCCCTTAAACCCCATCAAGCAAGACGTGAAGAAAGGAAAGCTACGCTTCGTAGCCAACGTGTTTCCCCATAAAGGTTATATCTGGAATTATGGTGCTATCCCACAG ACTTGGGAGGACCCAGGTCACAAAGATGAGAACACTGGCTGCTGTGGAGATAACGATCCCATTGATGTGTGTGAGATTGGAAGCAAG GTCTGCTCTCGAGGAGAAGTCATCAAAGTGAAGGTGCTGGGCACCCTGGCACTGATTGATGAGGGGGAGACAGACTGGAAGGTAATTGCTATTAATGTTGAAGACCCTGAAGCAGACAACTATAATG ATATCAGTGATGTCAGAAGGTTGAAGCCTGGATACTTAGAAGCTACAGTGGACTGGTTCAGAAGGTACAAAGTACCTGATGGAAAGCCAGAAAACCAGTTTGCTTTTAATGGGGAGTTTAAAGACAAG GATTTTGCCATCAGCATCATCAAGAGCACTCATGAGCACTGGAAAGCTTTAATAGCGAAGAAGACTGACGGAGGGGAGATCAACTG CACAAACCTGACGGTGTCTGACAGCCCTTTCTGCTGCAGTCAAGAGTGTGCAAAAGCTACTGTGGATGCA CTC GCACCACCCTGTAAAGCTGCCAACCCCATCCCACCTGAAG TTGACAAGTGGTTCTACTACCAGAAGAACTAA
- the LRRC20 gene encoding leucine-rich repeat-containing protein 20 isoform X3 codes for MQKRMGEAVARVARKVNETVENKTDSLDLANCKLMTFPVGIYKAMRTVTEGIHRISLANNELKSITSRFITTFSQLREVPVEKLASMTALRSLNLQANPVSPEVRLLVRPLVPFDLLLSPEKPLPEA; via the exons ATGCAGAAGAGGATGGGTGAGGCAGTGGCCCGGGTGGCCAGGAAGGTGAACGAGACAGTGGAGAACAAAACAGACTCCCTGG ACCTGGCCAACTGCAAGCTGATGACCTTCCCTGTGGGCATCTACAAAGCCATGAGGACCGTCACCGAGGGGATCCACCGCATCTCCCTGGCAAACAACGAGCTGAAGTCCATCACTAGCAGATTCATCACCACCTTCAGCCAGCTGAGAG AGGTGCCAGTGGAGAAGCTGGCCAGCATGACAGCCTTGAGGAGCCTCAACCTCCAGGCAAACCCTGTCAGCCCCGAGGTGCGGCTGCTCGTCCGACCCCTTGTCCCCTTCgacctgctgctgtccccagagaAGCCCCTCCCTGAAGCCTGA
- the LRRC20 gene encoding leucine-rich repeat-containing protein 20 isoform X2 — MQKRMGEAVARVARKVNETVENKTDSLELNLSGNYLHRLPEEVTSLLHLQAINLSRNRFRRFPEPLAAVTTLQTIDLEENEITEVPVEKLASMTALRSLNLQANPVSPEVRLLVRPLVPFDLLLSPEKPLPEA; from the exons ATGCAGAAGAGGATGGGTGAGGCAGTGGCCCGGGTGGCCAGGAAGGTGAACGAGACAGTGGAGAACAAAACAGACTCCCTGG AGCTCAATTTGTCAGGCAACTACCTGCACCGCCTGCCCGAGGAggtcacctccctgctgcacctCCAGGCCATCAACCTCTCCCGCAACAGATTCCGGCGTTTCCCTGAGCCCCTGGCTGCTGTCACCACCCTGCAGACCATTGACCTGGAAGAGAATGAGATCACAG AGGTGCCAGTGGAGAAGCTGGCCAGCATGACAGCCTTGAGGAGCCTCAACCTCCAGGCAAACCCTGTCAGCCCCGAGGTGCGGCTGCTCGTCCGACCCCTTGTCCCCTTCgacctgctgctgtccccagagaAGCCCCTCCCTGAAGCCTGA
- the PPA1 gene encoding inorganic pyrophosphatase isoform X1, whose translation MAGYSVEERAAPHSLQYRLFFKDAAGRYISPFHDIPIYADAGKHVFNMVVEVPRWTNAKMEIATKDPLNPIKQDVKKGKLRFVANVFPHKGYIWNYGAIPQTWEDPGHKDENTGCCGDNDPIDVCEIGSKVCSRGEVIKVKVLGTLALIDEGETDWKVIAINVEDPEADNYNDISDVRRLKPGYLEATVDWFRRYKVPDGKPENQFAFNGEFKDKDFAISIIKSTHEHWKALIAKKTDGGEINCTNLTVSDSPFCCSQECAKATVDAAPPCKAANPIPPEVDKWFYYQKN comes from the exons ATGGCGGGGTACAGCGTGGAGGAGCGCGCCGCGCCTCATAGCCTGCAGTACCGGCTCTTCTTCA AGGATGCCGCCGGCCGTTACATCTCTCCCTTCCATGATATCCCTATCTACGCGGATGCCGGCAAG CACGTGTTCAACATGGTCGTGGAAGTACCTCGATGGACAAACGCTAAAATGGAG ATTGCAACAAAGGATCCCTTAAACCCCATCAAGCAAGACGTGAAGAAAGGAAAGCTACGCTTCGTAGCCAACGTGTTTCCCCATAAAGGTTATATCTGGAATTATGGTGCTATCCCACAG ACTTGGGAGGACCCAGGTCACAAAGATGAGAACACTGGCTGCTGTGGAGATAACGATCCCATTGATGTGTGTGAGATTGGAAGCAAG GTCTGCTCTCGAGGAGAAGTCATCAAAGTGAAGGTGCTGGGCACCCTGGCACTGATTGATGAGGGGGAGACAGACTGGAAGGTAATTGCTATTAATGTTGAAGACCCTGAAGCAGACAACTATAATG ATATCAGTGATGTCAGAAGGTTGAAGCCTGGATACTTAGAAGCTACAGTGGACTGGTTCAGAAGGTACAAAGTACCTGATGGAAAGCCAGAAAACCAGTTTGCTTTTAATGGGGAGTTTAAAGACAAG GATTTTGCCATCAGCATCATCAAGAGCACTCATGAGCACTGGAAAGCTTTAATAGCGAAGAAGACTGACGGAGGGGAGATCAACTG CACAAACCTGACGGTGTCTGACAGCCCTTTCTGCTGCAGTCAAGAGTGTGCAAAAGCTACTGTGGATGCA GCACCACCCTGTAAAGCTGCCAACCCCATCCCACCTGAAG TTGACAAGTGGTTCTACTACCAGAAGAACTAA
- the LRRC20 gene encoding leucine-rich repeat-containing protein 20 isoform X1 encodes MQKRMGEAVARVARKVNETVENKTDSLDLANCKLMTFPVGIYKAMRTVTEGIHRISLANNELKSITSRFITTFSQLRELNLSGNYLHRLPEEVTSLLHLQAINLSRNRFRRFPEPLAAVTTLQTIDLEENEITEVPVEKLASMTALRSLNLQANPVSPEVRLLVRPLVPFDLLLSPEKPLPEA; translated from the exons ATGCAGAAGAGGATGGGTGAGGCAGTGGCCCGGGTGGCCAGGAAGGTGAACGAGACAGTGGAGAACAAAACAGACTCCCTGG ACCTGGCCAACTGCAAGCTGATGACCTTCCCTGTGGGCATCTACAAAGCCATGAGGACCGTCACCGAGGGGATCCACCGCATCTCCCTGGCAAACAACGAGCTGAAGTCCATCACTAGCAGATTCATCACCACCTTCAGCCAGCTGAGAG AGCTCAATTTGTCAGGCAACTACCTGCACCGCCTGCCCGAGGAggtcacctccctgctgcacctCCAGGCCATCAACCTCTCCCGCAACAGATTCCGGCGTTTCCCTGAGCCCCTGGCTGCTGTCACCACCCTGCAGACCATTGACCTGGAAGAGAATGAGATCACAG AGGTGCCAGTGGAGAAGCTGGCCAGCATGACAGCCTTGAGGAGCCTCAACCTCCAGGCAAACCCTGTCAGCCCCGAGGTGCGGCTGCTCGTCCGACCCCTTGTCCCCTTCgacctgctgctgtccccagagaAGCCCCTCCCTGAAGCCTGA